A part of Vibrio sp. B1FLJ16 genomic DNA contains:
- the acpP gene encoding acyl carrier protein, with amino-acid sequence MSNIEERVKKIIVEQLGVDEAEVKNEASFVDDLGADSLDTVELVMALEEEFDTEIPDEEAEKITTVQAAIDYVNSAQ; translated from the coding sequence ATGAGCAACATCGAAGAACGCGTAAAGAAAATCATTGTTGAACAGCTAGGTGTAGACGAAGCAGAAGTTAAAAACGAAGCTTCTTTCGTTGACGATTTAGGTGCTGATTCTCTAGACACTGTAGAACTAGTTATGGCTCTAGAAGAGGAATTCGACACTGAGATTCCTGATGAAGAAGCTGAGAAGATCACTACTGTTCAAGCTGCAATCGACTACGTAAACAGCGCTCAGTAA
- a CDS encoding YchF/TatD family DNA exonuclease: MFVDSHCHLDKLNYDDLHINVEDVINKAKKANVTELLSVGVTLDSFPRMMEMITPYDNVYASCGVHPLDVESDFSLDKLRKYASHDKVVAIGETGLDYHYQPETAALQKERFEQHVDLAVGLNKPLIIHTRNARADTLDILRNGGADKCGGVIHCFTEDLAFAEAALDLGFYISISGIVTFRQATELKEVVKTLPLDKLLIETDSPYLAPVPHRGKENQPAYVVEVAAYIAQLKQCSLSEVGQKTSDNFRNLFLR; the protein is encoded by the coding sequence ATGTTCGTAGATTCGCATTGTCATTTAGACAAATTGAATTACGACGATCTCCACATTAATGTGGAAGACGTTATTAACAAAGCCAAAAAGGCTAATGTAACAGAGTTACTTTCCGTAGGAGTCACTCTTGACTCGTTCCCTCGTATGATGGAAATGATTACCCCGTACGATAATGTGTACGCGTCTTGTGGTGTGCATCCCTTGGATGTAGAAAGTGATTTTTCTCTGGATAAGCTTCGTAAATATGCTTCACATGATAAGGTGGTTGCTATTGGTGAGACTGGCTTAGATTATCATTACCAGCCAGAAACTGCCGCGTTGCAGAAAGAGCGATTTGAGCAACATGTTGACTTAGCGGTGGGGCTTAATAAACCGTTGATCATTCATACGCGGAATGCTCGTGCAGATACCCTCGATATCTTACGTAATGGTGGCGCTGATAAGTGTGGCGGTGTAATTCATTGCTTTACAGAAGATCTTGCGTTTGCTGAAGCCGCTCTGGATTTAGGTTTTTATATCTCTATTTCAGGTATTGTGACTTTCCGTCAGGCAACAGAGCTTAAAGAAGTGGTCAAAACACTGCCTCTGGATAAGTTGCTAATCGAAACCGATTCACCTTACTTAGCGCCTGTTCCACATAGAGGTAAAGAGAATCAGCCAGCGTATGTTGTTGAGGTGGCTGCGTACATCGCTCAACTAAAACAGTGCTCACTATCAGAAGTTGGTCAAAAAACCTCCGATAATTTCAGAAATCTTTTTTTGCGATGA
- the fabG gene encoding 3-oxoacyl-ACP reductase FabG, whose product MNLEGKIALVTGASRGIGRAIAELLVERGATVIGTATSESGAAAISEYLGENGKGLALNVTDVESIEATLKTINDEFGVIDILVNNAGITRDNLLMRMKDDEWNDIIDTNLTPIFRMSKAVLRGMMKKRAGRIINVGSVVGTMGNAGQTNYAAAKAGVIGFTKSMAREVASRGVTVNTVAPGFIETDMTKALNEEQRAVTLANVPAGRLGDPREIASAVAFLASPEAAYITGETLHVNGGMYMV is encoded by the coding sequence ATGAATCTAGAAGGTAAGATTGCTCTAGTGACAGGCGCAAGCCGTGGCATTGGTCGTGCGATTGCAGAACTTCTTGTTGAGCGTGGTGCGACAGTAATTGGTACTGCAACGTCTGAAAGCGGCGCTGCTGCGATCAGCGAATACCTTGGTGAAAACGGTAAAGGTCTTGCGCTTAACGTAACAGACGTTGAGTCTATTGAAGCGACACTAAAAACCATCAATGATGAGTTTGGCGTTATCGATATTCTAGTGAACAACGCAGGTATTACACGCGACAATCTACTGATGCGTATGAAAGATGATGAGTGGAATGACATCATAGATACGAACCTGACACCAATTTTCCGTATGTCGAAAGCGGTATTGCGCGGCATGATGAAAAAGCGTGCAGGCCGTATTATCAACGTCGGTTCAGTAGTCGGTACTATGGGTAACGCTGGCCAGACTAACTATGCTGCGGCAAAAGCGGGTGTTATTGGCTTTACTAAGTCCATGGCTCGCGAAGTCGCTTCTCGCGGTGTCACAGTCAATACCGTTGCACCTGGTTTCATCGAAACCGATATGACTAAGGCACTAAATGAAGAGCAACGTGCAGTAACGTTAGCGAACGTGCCAGCGGGTCGTCTGGGCGATCCACGTGAAATTGCATCAGCAGTAGCATTCCTTGCTTCTCCAGAAGCGGCGTACATTACTGGTGAAACTTTGCATGTAAATGGCGGTATGTACATGGTTTAA
- the fabF gene encoding beta-ketoacyl-ACP synthase II → MSKRRVVVTGMGMLSPVGNTVESSWKALLEGQSGIVNIEHFDATNFSTRFAGLVKDFDCTEYMSKKDARKMDLFIQYGVAAGIQALDDSGLQITEENAARVGVAIGSGIGGLELIESGHTSLVEKGPRKVSPFFVPSTIVNMVAGNLSIMRGLRGPNIAISTACTTGLHNIGHAARMIAYGDADAMVAGGSEKASTPLGMAGFGAAKALSTRNDEPQKASRPWDKGRDGFVLGDGAGMMVLEEYEHAKARGAKIYAELVGFGMSGDAYHMTSPSEDGSGGALAMEAAMRDAKITGTQVGYVNAHGTSTPAGDVAEIKGVKRALGEEGSKQVLVSSTKSMTGHLLGAAGSVEAIITVMSLVEQIVPPTINLDDPEEGLDIDLVPHTARKVDGMEYAICNSFGFGGTNGSLVFKKFEE, encoded by the coding sequence GTGTCCAAGCGTCGTGTAGTTGTCACTGGCATGGGTATGTTGTCACCGGTAGGCAACACAGTAGAATCATCTTGGAAAGCCCTGTTAGAAGGTCAAAGTGGTATTGTGAATATCGAGCACTTTGATGCTACGAATTTCTCAACTCGTTTTGCAGGTCTTGTTAAAGATTTCGATTGCACAGAGTACATGTCTAAGAAAGATGCTCGTAAAATGGATCTATTCATCCAATACGGCGTCGCAGCTGGTATCCAAGCTCTTGATGACTCTGGCTTACAAATTACCGAAGAAAACGCGGCTCGAGTTGGTGTTGCAATCGGCTCAGGCATTGGCGGTCTAGAACTGATCGAATCAGGTCACACCTCTTTAGTAGAAAAAGGCCCTCGCAAAGTTAGCCCATTTTTCGTTCCATCGACCATCGTAAACATGGTTGCAGGTAACTTATCTATCATGCGCGGCCTTCGTGGTCCTAATATCGCGATTTCGACAGCATGTACTACAGGTTTGCATAACATTGGCCATGCGGCCCGTATGATCGCGTATGGTGATGCAGATGCTATGGTTGCTGGTGGTTCAGAAAAAGCGTCTACTCCGTTAGGTATGGCTGGCTTTGGTGCTGCTAAAGCGCTATCTACCCGTAACGATGAACCACAAAAAGCTTCTCGTCCATGGGACAAAGGCCGTGACGGCTTTGTTCTTGGCGATGGTGCAGGCATGATGGTACTTGAAGAGTACGAACATGCTAAGGCTCGTGGCGCTAAGATATACGCTGAGCTTGTTGGTTTTGGTATGTCTGGCGACGCTTACCACATGACCTCTCCAAGTGAAGATGGTTCAGGTGGCGCACTAGCGATGGAAGCGGCGATGCGTGATGCTAAGATCACGGGTACTCAAGTGGGTTACGTAAACGCACACGGTACTTCGACTCCTGCTGGTGATGTGGCTGAAATCAAAGGTGTGAAACGCGCTCTTGGTGAAGAAGGCTCGAAGCAGGTTCTGGTCTCTTCTACTAAGTCTATGACCGGTCATCTTTTAGGCGCTGCTGGCTCGGTTGAAGCGATCATTACGGTGATGTCTTTGGTTGAGCAGATTGTTCCGCCTACTATCAATTTGGATGATCCAGAAGAAGGCCTAGATATCGACCTTGTGCCGCACACTGCGCGCAAAGTTGATGGGATGGAATACGCAATTTGTAACTCGTTTGGCTTCGGTGGTACAAACGGTTCTCTGGTATTCAAAAAGTTTGAAGAGTAA
- a CDS encoding DNA polymerase III subunit delta' has product MFNDSPWIKQVWDNLKAGLDSERIPGALLLQSEPGLGAEQLVESLSHALLCQNYSSEACGFCHSCQLVQSQSHPDLHWIKPEKEGKSITVDQIRASNRLAHESSQLNGYRVFVIEPADMMNESASNALLKTLEEPGEKCLFLLVTHNQERLLPTIRSRCQQWVVTPPSTEQAVQWLSAQGATKIPPYALKLNMGSPIKTLEAVNSGELEEYSAFENDLIEVLSSSVADVSGCASYMAKNPDKALNWAWYLLTDAQKVQFGVYEDDILPGAHKLQQQNYNGLYSSAKKLVDLKAQVQAFPGLNLELLSMNWLIESREALCS; this is encoded by the coding sequence ATGTTTAATGATTCTCCGTGGATAAAGCAGGTTTGGGATAATCTGAAAGCGGGTTTAGATTCTGAGCGTATCCCCGGAGCTTTGTTGCTTCAAAGTGAACCGGGTTTGGGCGCTGAACAGCTAGTTGAAAGCTTAAGTCATGCACTTCTATGTCAGAACTACAGCAGTGAAGCTTGTGGTTTTTGCCACAGCTGCCAATTAGTTCAATCACAAAGCCATCCGGACTTACACTGGATAAAGCCAGAGAAAGAAGGTAAGTCCATCACGGTTGATCAAATCCGTGCATCTAACCGACTTGCTCATGAGTCGTCTCAGCTTAATGGTTACCGTGTGTTTGTCATAGAACCAGCTGATATGATGAATGAATCAGCTTCCAATGCATTGTTGAAAACACTTGAAGAGCCTGGTGAGAAATGTCTTTTCTTGCTGGTTACTCACAATCAGGAGCGTTTACTTCCAACGATTCGTAGCCGATGTCAGCAATGGGTAGTCACACCACCATCGACAGAGCAGGCGGTGCAATGGTTAAGCGCTCAAGGGGCAACAAAGATACCTCCTTATGCGTTAAAGCTGAATATGGGGTCTCCTATTAAAACTCTTGAGGCCGTTAATAGTGGTGAACTGGAAGAATATTCCGCATTCGAAAATGACTTGATTGAAGTTTTGTCTTCGTCTGTTGCGGACGTTTCTGGCTGTGCTTCCTACATGGCGAAAAATCCAGACAAAGCGTTAAACTGGGCGTGGTATCTACTGACTGATGCTCAGAAGGTTCAGTTTGGTGTTTATGAAGACGACATATTACCGGGAGCCCATAAACTGCAGCAGCAAAACTATAACGGGTTGTATTCATCAGCGAAAAAGTTGGTGGACCTCAAGGCTCAAGTACAAGCCTTTCCCGGCTTAAACCTGGAGCTATTATCAATGAATTGGTTAATTGAATCACGAGAGGCATTATGTTCGTAG
- the plsX gene encoding phosphate acyltransferase PlsX translates to MQAITVALDAMGGDFGPRVTVPAAVQALSHFPELKVILIGDQSLITSQLSQLGTSTNSRLTIVHTDKVISNSEKPSLALRSSKNSSMRKAIDLVSEHKADACVSGGNTGALMALSRFVLKLLPGIDRPALVSALPTISGKRTWMLDLGANVSCDADSLFQFAVMGSALAEQHLGRPSRVAILNIGVEEIKGNDLVKRCAEMLSKTDIINFVGYIEGNQILHDVADVIVCDGFVGNVCLKASEGTAQVFIDKIKTSMMSSTIKGWIARKLFSRLFNELKTLNPDQYNGASLLGLRGIVIKSHGSADVSAVVNALGEAVHEVKRQVPSRISDRLEAVLLERHY, encoded by the coding sequence TTGCAAGCTATTACCGTTGCACTTGATGCAATGGGCGGGGATTTCGGTCCTCGCGTAACAGTGCCTGCCGCCGTGCAGGCACTGTCTCATTTCCCAGAGCTAAAAGTGATTCTTATTGGTGATCAATCTTTGATCACGTCTCAGTTATCTCAACTAGGTACTTCTACCAATTCCCGTTTGACTATTGTTCATACTGACAAAGTCATTTCTAACTCAGAAAAACCTTCATTAGCATTACGTAGCAGTAAAAACAGCTCTATGCGTAAGGCTATCGATCTCGTTTCTGAACACAAAGCTGATGCTTGTGTAAGCGGTGGTAATACCGGTGCATTGATGGCGCTTTCGCGTTTTGTTCTTAAGTTACTTCCTGGTATTGATCGTCCTGCTTTAGTTTCCGCTTTACCTACCATTAGTGGAAAACGAACGTGGATGTTGGACCTTGGTGCGAATGTATCATGCGACGCAGACAGTTTATTTCAATTTGCCGTGATGGGCAGCGCTTTAGCCGAGCAACATTTAGGTCGTCCCTCTCGTGTCGCGATTCTCAATATCGGTGTCGAAGAAATAAAAGGCAATGACCTGGTTAAACGCTGTGCGGAAATGCTTTCTAAAACCGACATAATTAATTTTGTCGGTTATATTGAAGGTAACCAAATATTGCATGATGTTGCTGACGTCATCGTTTGTGATGGATTCGTCGGCAATGTTTGTTTAAAGGCGAGCGAGGGAACAGCACAAGTTTTTATCGATAAGATAAAAACCAGCATGATGTCATCAACGATAAAGGGCTGGATTGCTAGAAAGTTGTTTTCTCGGCTATTTAATGAACTAAAAACACTGAACCCCGACCAGTATAACGGCGCAAGTTTGCTAGGATTGCGTGGCATTGTTATTAAGAGCCATGGAAGTGCTGATGTATCTGCAGTTGTCAATGCACTTGGAGAGGCGGTACACGAAGTCAAACGACAAGTACCAAGCCGTATTAGCGATCGTTTGGAAGCGGTTTTACTCGAGAGGCATTATTAG
- a CDS encoding beta-ketoacyl-ACP synthase III codes for MYSKILGTGSYLPSQVRTNADLEKMVDTSDEWVVARTGIKERRISAENETVADMGYIAAKNAIDMAGIDKNDIDLILVATTSGSHAFPSAACQVQALLGIKHCPAFDMAAACSGFVYALSVADQYIKTGHCKNILVIGADALSKTCDPKDRSTIILFGDAAGAVVVGASEEPGILSTTINADGRFGDLLSLKFPNRREELPGEFEHSEDINSWLHMAGNEVFKVAVTQLSRLVTETLKENGMDKSELDWLVPHQANLRIISATAKKLSMPMDQVVVTLDRHGNTSAATVPTALDEAVRDGRIKRGQTLLLEAFGGGFTWGSALVKF; via the coding sequence ATGTATAGCAAAATTTTAGGTACTGGCAGCTACTTGCCATCTCAGGTGCGTACTAACGCAGATCTAGAGAAAATGGTAGATACAAGTGATGAGTGGGTTGTCGCTCGCACAGGTATTAAAGAGCGTCGCATTTCTGCTGAGAATGAAACCGTTGCTGATATGGGTTACATTGCGGCGAAAAACGCGATTGACATGGCAGGTATCGATAAAAATGATATTGATTTAATTCTCGTAGCAACGACAAGTGGCTCTCACGCTTTTCCTTCGGCGGCATGTCAGGTGCAAGCTCTGCTTGGCATTAAACATTGTCCGGCTTTCGATATGGCAGCGGCCTGTTCAGGATTTGTTTACGCTCTGTCTGTTGCCGATCAATATATCAAAACAGGTCATTGCAAAAATATATTGGTGATTGGCGCGGATGCGCTGTCAAAAACCTGTGACCCGAAAGACCGCTCAACCATCATCTTATTTGGTGATGCGGCTGGTGCCGTCGTTGTCGGTGCTAGCGAAGAACCTGGTATTCTTTCAACAACCATCAACGCTGATGGGCGTTTTGGTGACTTATTAAGCCTTAAGTTCCCGAATCGTCGTGAAGAGCTTCCTGGTGAATTTGAGCACAGTGAAGATATTAACAGCTGGTTGCATATGGCTGGTAACGAAGTATTTAAAGTTGCTGTTACCCAGCTTTCTCGTTTAGTTACTGAGACACTAAAAGAGAATGGTATGGATAAGTCTGAATTAGACTGGTTAGTTCCGCATCAGGCAAATCTACGTATTATCTCCGCTACAGCTAAAAAGTTATCTATGCCAATGGATCAAGTAGTTGTCACACTTGACCGTCATGGTAATACCTCAGCAGCAACAGTTCCGACTGCGCTGGATGAAGCGGTACGTGATGGACGTATTAAACGCGGACAAACGTTGCTGCTTGAAGCATTTGGTGGTGGTTTCACCTGGGGTTCTGCTCTGGTGAAATTCTAA
- the tmk gene encoding dTMP kinase — protein MMKSNFIVIEGLEGAGKSTAIQTVLDTLNKSGIHDIVNTREPGGTPLAEKMRALVKEEQEGEDLQDMTELLLLYAARVQLVENVIKPALANGQWVVGDRHDMSSQAYQGGGRQIDAALMKNLRDTTLGDFRPAFTIYMDIDPRVGLERARGRGELDRIEKMDISFFERTRARYLEIANNDPSVVVINAEQTIEKVSQDIQAALNEWLSHQ, from the coding sequence ATGATGAAATCAAACTTTATTGTCATAGAGGGCCTTGAAGGCGCGGGTAAAAGCACAGCGATTCAAACCGTGTTGGACACACTAAACAAATCGGGTATTCACGATATAGTTAATACTCGTGAGCCCGGAGGTACCCCTCTGGCGGAAAAAATGCGAGCGCTGGTAAAAGAAGAGCAGGAAGGCGAAGACCTTCAGGATATGACAGAGTTGCTTCTTCTTTATGCGGCGCGTGTTCAGCTGGTAGAAAACGTAATCAAACCTGCTTTAGCCAATGGACAATGGGTTGTGGGTGACCGCCATGATATGTCTTCTCAGGCTTATCAGGGGGGCGGTCGTCAGATTGATGCTGCTTTAATGAAAAACCTGCGAGATACCACGCTGGGTGATTTCAGACCAGCGTTTACTATTTATATGGATATCGACCCTCGAGTTGGATTAGAGCGTGCCCGTGGACGTGGTGAGTTAGACCGTATCGAAAAGATGGACATTAGCTTTTTCGAGCGTACCCGTGCACGTTATCTGGAGATTGCCAACAATGATCCTTCAGTTGTGGTAATTAATGCCGAACAGACGATTGAAAAAGTATCGCAAGATATTCAAGCTGCTCTAAATGAGTGGCTGTCGCATCAATAA
- the mltG gene encoding endolytic transglycosylase MltG encodes MIKKLLAVVVLIALISAAGVFYVVSQAKQYVNKPILLEQPQLFTVESGTSFHQVMRSLVKSEVVEASDYTRLIPRLYPELLQVRAGTYQLEPDMSLYQALEKLNSGKEHQFAITFVEGSRFSEWVSLLKNAPYIEHDLTGLTEHEMAVKLGIEREKLEGLFLAETYHYTAGASESQLLNRAHQKLNDILDVKWESRQEKLPLKNKYEALILASIIEKETAIDSERERVASVFVNRLNKRMRLQTDPTVIYGMGDAYDGNIRKKDLRTPTPYNTYTINGLPPTPIAMAGEASIVAALNPEKSNYLYFVASGKGGHVFTKSLAEHNRAVRAYLRELRKNK; translated from the coding sequence GTGATTAAAAAACTACTGGCTGTTGTTGTGCTAATTGCTTTGATTAGCGCAGCGGGTGTTTTTTACGTTGTTTCACAGGCGAAACAATATGTGAATAAGCCAATCTTACTTGAGCAACCTCAATTATTTACGGTAGAGAGTGGCACAAGCTTTCACCAGGTAATGCGTTCTCTGGTGAAAAGTGAGGTGGTTGAGGCGTCTGACTATACACGTCTAATTCCTCGCCTTTACCCAGAGCTTCTTCAGGTAAGAGCCGGAACATACCAACTTGAGCCTGACATGTCGCTTTATCAAGCGTTGGAAAAACTCAATAGCGGAAAAGAGCACCAGTTCGCCATTACTTTTGTGGAAGGAAGTCGCTTTTCTGAATGGGTCAGCTTACTAAAAAATGCGCCTTACATAGAGCACGACTTAACTGGCTTAACTGAACATGAGATGGCTGTTAAGTTGGGTATTGAGCGAGAAAAGCTAGAAGGACTCTTTTTAGCTGAAACGTACCACTACACTGCAGGTGCCAGCGAGAGTCAGTTGTTGAACCGCGCTCATCAGAAACTGAATGATATTCTCGATGTGAAATGGGAATCTCGTCAGGAAAAGTTACCTCTTAAAAACAAATATGAAGCTTTGATCCTCGCTTCCATCATCGAGAAAGAAACCGCGATTGATTCTGAACGTGAACGTGTTGCTTCGGTATTTGTTAACCGTTTGAACAAACGCATGCGTTTACAAACAGATCCTACGGTAATCTACGGAATGGGGGATGCTTACGATGGTAACATCCGCAAAAAAGACTTGCGTACACCGACGCCGTATAACACATACACCATCAATGGATTACCACCAACACCAATAGCGATGGCAGGTGAAGCTTCAATTGTTGCAGCTCTGAATCCAGAAAAGAGTAACTATTTATATTTTGTTGCAAGCGGAAAGGGCGGGCATGTGTTTACTAAATCCCTTGCTGAACACAATCGTGCTGTACGAGCCTATTTAAGAGAACTAAGAAAGAATAAATGA
- the fabD gene encoding ACP S-malonyltransferase — MSKFAIVFPGQGSQAVGMLAELGEQYDVVKQTFAEASDALGYDLWALVQNGPAEDLNQTFRTQPALLASSVAIWRVWQELGLEQPANLAGHSLGEYSALVCAGVIDFKEAIKLVELRGQLMQEAVPAGTGAMYAIIGLDDESIAKACEEAAQGDVVSPVNFNSPGQVVIAGSKDAVERAGALCKEAGAKRALPLPVSVPSHCALMKPAAEKLAVALESIEFNSPQVPVINNVDVIAETDPAKIKDALVRQLHSPVRWTESVQLMSEQGVETLLELGPGKVLTGLTKRIVKSLSAAAVNDVASLEAAK; from the coding sequence ATGAGCAAGTTTGCTATCGTATTTCCAGGCCAAGGTTCACAAGCAGTAGGTATGCTGGCTGAACTAGGCGAACAATATGACGTAGTAAAACAAACATTTGCAGAAGCATCTGACGCACTAGGTTACGATCTATGGGCGCTTGTTCAAAATGGCCCTGCTGAAGATTTAAACCAGACTTTCCGTACACAGCCGGCATTGTTAGCGTCTTCTGTGGCTATTTGGCGTGTATGGCAAGAGCTTGGTCTTGAGCAGCCTGCAAACCTGGCTGGTCACAGCTTGGGTGAGTATTCAGCACTAGTATGTGCAGGTGTGATTGACTTTAAAGAAGCAATTAAACTCGTCGAGCTGCGCGGGCAGCTAATGCAAGAAGCAGTACCAGCAGGTACTGGTGCAATGTACGCAATCATAGGTTTAGATGACGAATCTATCGCAAAAGCGTGCGAAGAGGCAGCGCAGGGTGACGTGGTTTCTCCAGTCAACTTTAACTCTCCTGGCCAAGTCGTTATCGCAGGTAGCAAAGACGCAGTAGAGCGTGCTGGTGCGTTGTGTAAAGAAGCAGGTGCTAAACGTGCACTTCCTCTTCCGGTATCTGTACCTTCTCACTGTGCTCTGATGAAGCCGGCTGCAGAAAAGCTTGCTGTTGCTCTAGAGTCAATCGAGTTTAACTCTCCGCAGGTTCCGGTAATCAACAACGTTGATGTTATTGCTGAAACCGATCCGGCAAAAATTAAAGATGCACTTGTTCGTCAGCTACACAGCCCTGTTCGTTGGACAGAGAGCGTGCAGTTAATGAGTGAACAAGGTGTAGAAACGCTTCTAGAGCTTGGCCCTGGCAAAGTTCTTACAGGCCTAACTAAACGTATCGTGAAATCACTGAGTGCAGCAGCTGTTAACGACGTAGCGTCGTTGGAAGCGGCTAAGTAA
- the pabC gene encoding aminodeoxychorismate lyase, translating to MFWVNGIPQTHVSLGDRSFQYGDGCFTTILTKNGELVFWPEHVERMEACLKTLQIPLPDWQTVRDWANLASLQDENAGIKIHFSRGNGGRGYSLSGVEGPVVTISNFAFPTHYSLWQKNGVCLGVCETRLGIQPLLAGHKHNNRLEQVLAKAEIEGTEFADAVTLNVQNHVIETTMANLFWVKDNDVYTPDLSLSGVAGVMRRKVLEFLYASDIRVEVGNFTLSEMLEADEVWMCNSLLGVAPVRSITTRNQQIEFPIGKLTKRLQGNLST from the coding sequence ATGTTTTGGGTAAATGGAATTCCGCAAACACACGTTTCGCTTGGCGATCGCTCCTTTCAGTATGGCGATGGTTGCTTCACCACTATTCTGACAAAAAATGGAGAGTTGGTGTTCTGGCCCGAACATGTTGAACGTATGGAAGCATGTCTCAAAACATTGCAGATCCCTTTACCTGACTGGCAAACGGTACGTGACTGGGCAAACCTAGCTTCTCTGCAGGATGAAAATGCTGGTATCAAAATTCATTTCAGTCGTGGTAATGGCGGACGTGGTTATAGTCTAAGCGGGGTTGAAGGCCCTGTGGTTACTATTTCTAACTTTGCTTTTCCTACTCATTACTCCCTGTGGCAAAAAAATGGAGTCTGCCTTGGTGTATGTGAGACTCGGTTGGGTATTCAGCCCCTTCTGGCCGGACATAAACACAACAACCGCTTAGAGCAGGTTCTTGCCAAAGCTGAGATTGAAGGAACTGAGTTTGCCGATGCAGTAACGTTAAATGTGCAAAATCATGTCATTGAAACTACAATGGCCAACCTTTTTTGGGTTAAAGATAATGATGTTTATACGCCAGATTTAAGTTTGTCCGGTGTTGCTGGCGTGATGCGTCGTAAAGTGCTTGAATTTCTGTATGCCAGCGACATCAGAGTAGAAGTGGGTAATTTTACTCTTTCTGAGATGCTTGAAGCGGACGAAGTATGGATGTGTAACTCATTACTAGGTGTTGCTCCGGTGAGGAGTATTACAACTCGAAATCAACAGATAGAATTTCCGATAGGAAAACTGACCAAACGATTGCAAGGAAACCTAAGTACGTGA